A region from the Linepithema humile isolate Giens D197 chromosome 1, Lhum_UNIL_v1.0, whole genome shotgun sequence genome encodes:
- the LOC105677103 gene encoding uncharacterized protein has protein sequence MCLLMMKKTINAALIFFLLVDQMLHIFGNVIVLRKTLDHRRQVACLTENDGSALIWNDELISQMYQIVLSHKNKFNNKENINCKMNANEDCLNSWTKQYWNITYSFKTPMAPVFDERWEEFTEYSNKNVYDRIAFDSLPTSATALSFSVRASSDVYIFLCNSKNYRTDFCYWIVIGGWKNTLSVIRKCTRGVPVPGQYTVQNSKCAQNQVEFRHKPLSTTEWRSFVITWDSAIRNITVYDTDKMIMTYVDKEERKLSEILPHIDYQVFIRSNPSMLLRFHLYHFLHTTIEGATLTSPIFKLNDTTICIQMFIGLCPECDAHVFLRDSTSNEVLEMVTAKGSSKTAIYGLPTWQSVKIEKNLPTTKSVVIQLIPKLNMSSANPLWAIANVQQCPNEYWKRIFTSKVGSNNYVWPNMTCQKLFYDEHTIVSSASSVRNNIKDDDTNCNNHTSMIGPRCSISCENNFMFDYRASCRSVVICYKNGCTCPPGFIGSECTDTCGLNKYGHNCNKSCGSCAKEIDHEGNFCNKITGFCYGGCKNTKKLYIPPLCHTGIDTSVALVTNYTNQTSVQVTIPMTWKDEYEEATIFYSFIIQGQFNNYYVQKSWNRIFPNTTHLIGNFADLEIGTTYLIKYGLQIEKSTVYSDWHSVETDCIPILLFDITLGETNLTINWQINENVSLRQQSCPPNWYRLEVQHNNTVVHVVNESAMHFPYEVSSLKPYTLYNVIIFRKYLKLFSQEIRTHEGVPTPVLNFRAMSQSSEQVTTINHSDNITLMWQEPSLPNGEIVRYDVTVKVKTYIGCMDMELPSPNNHIIEISTKNTTITISNFHPYAYYSVSVTAFNSNYGSTAIETIFQTNESDIPTEIFSQLILQGQILSWTIPEDCTTITGPLKAKIKIYGISDLVKNFSFTDWTKSYFYDLKHIIPQLHGAERYVAKVYVIRDWKSSENASAFQKYEFETPPAAPPQITNLDVVEIDTRHTPATIYLRWQSPLPPFNGKLDYYVIRICDMYYRTPCQNFSVQVNKSCDLWNDYICGSVKNWSTNFQIQILTYNINVTQPSVPVNVTKAMLNNTIPDTPENYTFTINNNSIVDVRWNHPWKTGSHLQNFNIWLEEISSNLTMRVFQPSVFKMQKYTVTHYMRYYNKQLYLFPSTLYHIHIQAVTVTDKVSAVNTVIVQTPTAIDFDGNVNITMQEPNSTISISIPPVVNETRNSVMHILVKGCNFCEQYSEVPEILQAEINMDKNAWMQAAEGSISKFANSTFILGNKETCGRVTNCSLKSEGLYEIAIIITEENLIIKRIMFTTSIHNFSIEVPSQYHKAYVICPIITCLVLIAVTFYFYRRRKKQTAKQCTSQDGIVLSPNIRNCVSEDCVDETTSVISTSKQIRNKSEEESNTIPIEIYENTRILSANLSTASDRQPLSLATIPEMPLIAIENDDEKKETASLVEDKELNHYEIMR, from the exons ATGTGTTTGTTAATGATGAAGAAAACAATAAACGCTGcgttaatcttttttcttcttgtgGATCAAATGCtacatatttttggaaatgtaATTGTATTACGCAAAACATTGGATCACAGAAGACAAGTAGCATGTCTCACAGAAAATGATGGTAGCGCTCTTATATGGAATGACgaattaatttcacaaatgTACCAAATCG TCTtatcgcataaaaataaattcaacaataaagaaaacataaacTGTAAAATGAACGCTAACGAAGATTGTTTAAACTCATGGACAAAACAATACTGGAATATTACATACTCCTTTAAGACACCTATGGCTCCAGTATTTGATGAACGATGGGAAG AATTTACAGagtattcaaataaaaatgtatatgatcGTATAGCATTTGATTCTTTACCAACTTCCGCAACAGCGCTTTCGTTTTCGGTTCGTGCATCCAgtgatgtatatatatttctttgtaatagtaaaaattatagGACAGATTTTTGTTATTGGATCGTAATAGGCGGGTGGAAAAACACGTTATCTGTTATACGAAAATGCACAAGAGGAGTGCCTGTACCCGGACAATATACcgtgcaaaattcaaaatgtgcACAAAATCAAGTTGAATTTAGA CATAAACCATTGTCCACAACTGAATGGCGATCTTTTGTAATTACGTGGGATTCTGCAATTCGAAATATTACCGTTTACGATACTGATAAAATGATTATGACATATGTGGACAAAGAAGAACGTAAATTATCCGAAATTCTTCCGCACATAGATTATCAAGTATTCATTCGAAGCAATCCAAGTATGTTACTTCGCTTTCACCTAT ACCATTTTCTGCATACAACTATCGAGGGTGCAACTTTAACAAGCCCCATCTTTAAACTCAACGATACAACGATATGCATACAAATGTTCATTGGTCTTTGCCCAGAGTGCGATGCACATGTATTCCTACGTGATTCCACAAGTAATGAAGTGTTGGAAATGGTAACAGCAAAAGGCTCATCGAAGACTGCGATTTATGGTTTACCTACATGGCAATCTGttaaaatcgagaaaaatcTTCCAACGACTAAAAGCGTGGTAATCCAATTAATTCCTAAACTCAACATGTCTAGCGCCAATCCGTTGTGGGCCATAGCGAATGTTCAACAATGTCCAAATG aatattggAAACGGATATTTACTTCTAAAGTGGGATCAAATAACTATGTTTGGCCAAATATGACGtgtcaaaaattgttttatgatGAACATACCATCGTGAGTTCTGCATCTTCCGTTagaaacaatataaaagaTG ATGATACTAATTGTAATAATCATACTTCAATGATCGGACCGAGATGTTCGATATCTtgcgaaaacaattttatgtttGATTATCGCGCGTCCTGCAGGAGTGTTGTAATCTGTTACAAAAACGGTTGCACGTGCCCTCCTGGTTTTATAGGATCTGAATGTACTGACA CTTGTGGATTAAACAAATATGGtcataattgcaataaatcatGCGGCTCGTGCGCTAAAGAAATAGATCACGAGGgcaatttttgtaacaaaataactGGTTTTTGTTATGGAGGATGcaagaatacaaaaaaattatacataccACCTTTGTGTCATACtg gCATAGACACATCAGTGGCACTTGTTACTAACTATACAAACCAGACGAGTGTTCAAGTCACAATTCCTATGACATGGAAAGACGAATATGAGGaagcaacaattttttattcctttatcATTCAA ggacaatttaataattattatgttcaGAAATCCTGGAATAGAATATTTCCAAATACAACGCATTTAATAGGAAATTTTGCAGATTTAGAAATTGGTACCACTTATCTTATCAAATATGGcttacaaattgaaaaatcaacAGTATACAGCGATTGGCATAGTGTCGAGACTGATTGCATTC CGATTCTACTCTTCGATATAACGCTCGGGGAAACAAACCTAACAATTAACTGGCAAATCAACGAAAAT GTTTCCCTACGCCAGCAATCGTGTCCGCCAAACTGGTATCGTCTGGAAGTGCAACATAATAATACCGTCGTGCATGTCGTTAATGAATCAGCTATGCATTTTCCTTATGAAGTGTCATCTTTAAAACCGTACACTTTATACAACGTAATCatatttcgtaaatatttaaaactattttcccAGGAAATACGCACGCATGAGGGCG TACCAACTCCAGTGTTAAATTTTCGAGCAATGTCGCAATCCAGCGAACAAGTTACCACAATTAATCACTCTGATAATATTACTCTAATGTGGCAGGAACCAAGTCTACCAAATGGAGAAATAGTGCGATACGACGTAACTGTAAag GTTAAAACATACATCGGTTGTATGGACATGGAATTACCTTCACCAAATAATCACATTATCGAAATATCTACAAAAAACACAACTATCACTATTTCGAATTTCCATCCGTATGCGTATTACAGCGTCAGTGTTACAGCTTTCAATTCGAACTATGGCAGCACAGCAATAGAGACAATTTTCCAGACAAATGAATCCG atataccGACGGAAATCTTTAGCCAGTTGATATTACAAGGGCAGATATTATCATGGACCATACCTGAAGATTGCACAACGATTACAGGACCATTAAaggctaaaataaaaatatacggtATTAGTGAtcttgtgaaaaattttagttttacagATTGGACAAAATcctatttttatgatttaaaacaCATAATACCGCAACTTCACGGTGCTGAACGATACGTGGCAAAAGTTTACGTAATAAGAGATTGGAAGAGCTCAGAAAATGCTTCCGCTTTTCAGAAATATGAATTTGAAACTCCACCAGCag CTCCGCCTCAAATAACTAATCTGGATGTTGTGGAGATTGATACTCGCCATACACCCGCGACGATATATTTGAGATGGCAAAGCCCACTTCCACCTTTCAATGGAAAGTTGGATTATTATGTCATTCGAATATGTGACATGTATTATAGGACACCTTGCCAAAACTTTTCCGTTCAAGTAAATAAAAGCTGTGATTTGTGGAACGATTACATTTGCGGTTCTGTAAAAAACTGGtctacaaattttcaaattcaa ATTTTAACCtacaatataaatgttactcAACCCAGTGTTCCCGTTAATGTTACTAAAGCAATGTTGAATAATACAA tACCGGATACACCTGAgaattatacttttacaatCAACAACAACAGCATAGTTGATGTAAGATGGAATCATCCTTGGAAGACAGGTAgtcatttacaaaattttaacatcTGGTTAGaagaaatttcttcaaatctgaCGATGCGTGTTTTCCAACCATCGGTTTTTAAGATGCAGAAGTATACGGTGACACATTACATGCGTTATTATAACAAGCAATTATATTTGTTCCCATCAACGTTATATCACATCCACATTCAAGCTGTGACAGTTACGGATAAAGTTAGCGCAGTTAATACCGTGATAGTTCAAACACCTACCGCCATAGATTTCGATGGCAACGTAAATATCACGATGCAGGAACCTAATTCGACGATTTCAATAAGTATACCGCCGGTCGTGAATGAGACGCGCAACAGCGTGATGCATATTCTGGTGAAAGGATGTAACTTTTGCGAGCAATATTCAGAAGTGCCCGAGATACTACAAGCGGAAATAAACATGGATAAAAATGCTTGGATGCAAGCCGCTGAAGGTTCG ATCAGCAAGTTCGCTAATAGTACGTTTATTCTTGGCAACAAAGAAACTTGTGGCCGTGTTACGAATTGCTCATTAAAATCTGAAGGATTATATGAAATAGCAATTATTATAAccgaagaaaatttaattatcaaacgGATTATGTTCACAACATCGatccataatttttctatcgaAGTTCCATCACAGTATCACAAAGCGTATGTGATATGCCCCATTATAACATGTCTGGTTTTGATAGCCGtcactttctatttttatcgaag aagaaAGAAGCAGACGGCTAAACAGTGCACGTCGCAAGATGGGATAGTTTTGTCGCCGAATATCAGAAATTGCGTGAGTGAAGACTGCGTAGATGAAACGACATCCGTAATATCAACTTCGAAACAGATTCGAAATAAGAGCGAAGAAGAATCTAACACCATCCCTATTGAGATTTATGAGAATACCAGAATTCTCTCTGCTAATCTCTCGACTGCTTCTGACAGGCAGCCTTTATCTTTAGCAACTATTCCGGAAATGCCACTGATTGCTATTGAAAATGACGATGAGAAGAAGGAAACAGCATCATTAGttgaagataaagaattaaatcatTATGAGATAATGCGATAA